The Lycium ferocissimum isolate CSIRO_LF1 chromosome 10, AGI_CSIRO_Lferr_CH_V1, whole genome shotgun sequence genome window below encodes:
- the LOC132032633 gene encoding ACT domain-containing protein ACR4-like translates to MDDEYEKFIRRMNPPRVVIDNESCKNATTIQVDSANKHGILLEVVQVLTDLNLVITKAYISSDGGWFMDVFNVTNQEGNKITDEAMLDYIMKSLGPDSCFASSMRRSVGVTTGMDHTSIELIGSDRPGLLSEVSAVLTNLKCNVLNAEVWTHNTRAAAIMQVTDEENGGAITDPEKLSMMKKLLCNVLRGSNKLRDAKTIVSDGVSHTERRLHQLMFADRDYERMADEGLDDKDRPNVNVVNWQDKDYSVVTIRCKDRPKLLFDTICTLTDMQYVVFHGNVDAGGPVAHQEYCIRHIDGSPVKSDAERQRVIQCLEAAIERRVSEGLKLELCTTDRVGLLSNVTRIFRENSLTVTRAEVTTRAGKALNVFYVRDSSGYPVDAKIIESVRQTIGQTILRVKGNIEGLNPVPQESPTRFLFGGLFKSRSFCNFGLVRSYS, encoded by the exons AtggatgatgaatatgaaaaatttATCAGAAGAATGAATCCACCAAG AGTGGTAATTGACAATGAATCTTGCAAAAATGCTACTACTATACAG GTGGATAGTGCTAATAAACATGGAATACTTCTAGAGGTGGTACAAGTTCTAACTGATCTTAATCTTGTTATCACGAAGGCTTATATTTCCTCTGATGGTGGATGGTTCATGGACG TTTTCAATGTGACTAATCAAGAAGGGAACAAGATTACAGATGAAGCAATGTTGGATTATATCATGAAG TCTCTTGGTCCAGATTCTTGTTTCGCGTCATCGATGAGAAGATCAGTTGGGGTTACTACGGGAATGGACCACACTTCAATCGAATTAATTGGAAGTGATAGACCAGGCTTATTGTCTGAGGTCAGCGCCGTCCTCACCAATCTCAAGTGCAATGTGTTAAATGCCGAGGTGTGGACCCATAACACCCGAGCAGCAGCTATAATGCAAGTTACCGATGAGGAAAACGGAGGTGCAATTACTGACCCGGAAAAGTTGTCTATGATGAAGAAACTCTTGTGCAATGTACTTAGGGGTAGCAATAAATTAAGGGATGCTAAGACGATAGTATCCGATGGGGTCTCTCATACCGAGAGAAGGCTTCACCAGCTGATGTTTGCGGACCGAGATTATGAACGTATGGCTGATGAAGGATTGGATGATAAAGATAGGCCTAATGTGAATGTTGTTAATTGGCAAGATAAGGACTACTCCGTTGTGACAATCCGGTGCAAGGATAGACCAAAGCTTCTCTTTGATACTATTTGTACATTGACAGATATGCAGTATGTGGTTTTCCATGGCAATGTTGATGCTGGAGGACCAGTAGCCCACCAG GAGTACTGCATAAGACATATAGATGGATCCCCGGTGAAATCAGACGCAGAACGGCAAAGAGTGATTCAATGTCTCGAAGCAGCAATAGAAAGACGAGTATCTGAG GGGTTGAAGCTAGAACTATGTACCACGGACAGAGTAGGACTATTGTCCAATGTTACTAGGATCTTCCGCGAGAACAGCCTCACCGTCACCAGAGCAGAAGTGACAACTAGAGCAGGCAAAGCTCTAAATGTATTTTACGTTCGCGATTCATCAGGATATCCTGTTGATGCCAAGATCATAGAATCTGTTCGTCAAACAATTGGACAGACAATACTTAGAGTGAAAGGCAACATTGAAGGGTTAAATCCCGTTCCGCAAGAATCTCCAACTAGGTTCCTTTTTGGTGGTCTATTCAAGTCCAGATCTTTTTGTAATTTCGGGTTGGTTAGGTcatattcttga